The Poriferisphaera corsica DNA segment ATTCAGGTTTTGATTCGATTGGCGATTTTTCACAAGCGAAGAAGTTGTCGATGTATTTGGATCGGTTGAATCTTGAGGGGGCTTTACCGAAAACGATTTTGTATAATTTGAACCCATCGGACAATTATGCGTTTGCAACGATGCTGGGAAATTTTCAAGATGGCAGTACGGCGGGAAAGATTCAATTGGGATCGGGTTGGTGGTTTTTGGATCAAAGGCAGGGGATGACATGGCAGATTGATGCGCTGTCGAATTTAGGTTTGTTAAGCCGATTTGTTGGGATGCTGACAGATTCGCGATCGTTTATGTCGTATCCGCGGCATGAGTATTTCCGGCGACTGTTATGTGACATGCTCGGAAAAGACATGCGTGCAGGCGAGTTGCCGATGGATATGGATCTGGTGGGCGGAATGATTCGAAATATTTGTTTCAACAACGCGAAACAGTATCTCGAATTAAGTTTGGATTAGCGGCTGCGTTAAGAAGTATTGTGCGGGCATTGTGCTGATTCGCTTATAAGTCATCAATATTTACAAGCGAAGTATTGGGGTGGAGGGTTTTTATACCAATAAAGGGGTTGCTTATGGTTTCTTTTGAATCTGTAAAGGAAGCTCGTGATCGGATATATGATCATGTTCAATTTACACCGTGTTGTGAATCGTATTATTTGAGCGAACTCACGGGTTGTAAGGTGTTTTGCAAGAGAGAGTACTTGCAGCGTACAGGAAGTTTTAAGGAGCGTGGTGCCGCCAATGCACTGGCGAGGTTGGGTGAAGTTGAAAAGGAAAGGGGGGTTGTTGCAGCATCAGCTGGTAACCACGCGCTTGCATTAGCGTATCATGGAAAGCGTCTGGGTATACCAGTAACAGTGGTTATGCCGAAGTTTGCGCCGTTGATAAAAGTGTCAACGTGCAGGCGATTTGGTGCGACCGTGATATTGGCAGGCGAGTCGTTTGGGGAGGCGAGAGAACAGGCGGATGCCTTAGTTGAGCAGAAGGGAATGGTGTATGTTCATGGTTATGATGATCCAGATGTGATTGCTGGGCAGGGGACGATCGGCTTGGAATTGCTTGAACAGGTGTCCGATGTTGATGCTGTGGTTGTACCGATTGGGGGGGCAGGTTTAATTGCTGGTATCGGGTTGGTTGTGAAGGCTTTGAAGCCTGAGGTTGAGGTGATTGGTGTTGAGCCCGAACGTGTTGCGAGTTATCGAGCAGCGATGAAAGCGGGTGGGCCGATTATGGTTGAAGCGGAGCCGACACTTGCGGACGGTTTGGCTGTTGGGCGTGTTGGTGATTGTGCATTTGAGATTGCACAGAAATGCGTTGATCGAGTTGTTACAGTGACTGAAGGTGAATTGTCGCTTGCAGTATTGCGATTGCTTGAGTTGGAGAAGGCTGTTGTTGAGGGATCGGGGGCGGCAGGTTTGGCGGCTTTGCTTGGGCCTTTGAAGGGTGAGTTGGAAGGGAAGAATGTGGTGTTGCCGTTATGTGGTGGTAATCTTGATCCGTTTACACTGCATCGTGTGATTGAACATGGAATGACGGCTGATGGCAGATTACATGCGTTGGAGATACGTATCAGTGATCGACCGGGCGGACTGGCGAGGTTGACGGAGTTACTTGGTGAGGGGGGTGTTTCGATACAGTGCATTGATCATGATCGTATGTTCGCTGGGCCCGATGTGGCGTGTGTGTGTGTACGCGTGGTATTAGAGACACGTGATATGTCGCATTACCAGGATGTGCTTTCAATGTTGGACGATTGTGGTTTAGAGGTGAATAAATCTATATAAAAGCATAGCATTGATATTTAAAGTGGAATCTTGGCGAGGGAAATCTGAAATATTGAACAAAGCGATGGCGTTTTTATCCTTGATACAAGCTGGATCGAGCTGTGGAACTCGTTATGGCCTAATTAATCACTTACTTTCCGCAGACTAGCGAGTGTACTGA contains these protein-coding regions:
- the ilvA gene encoding threonine ammonia-lyase, whose amino-acid sequence is MVSFESVKEARDRIYDHVQFTPCCESYYLSELTGCKVFCKREYLQRTGSFKERGAANALARLGEVEKERGVVAASAGNHALALAYHGKRLGIPVTVVMPKFAPLIKVSTCRRFGATVILAGESFGEAREQADALVEQKGMVYVHGYDDPDVIAGQGTIGLELLEQVSDVDAVVVPIGGAGLIAGIGLVVKALKPEVEVIGVEPERVASYRAAMKAGGPIMVEAEPTLADGLAVGRVGDCAFEIAQKCVDRVVTVTEGELSLAVLRLLELEKAVVEGSGAAGLAALLGPLKGELEGKNVVLPLCGGNLDPFTLHRVIEHGMTADGRLHALEIRISDRPGGLARLTELLGEGGVSIQCIDHDRMFAGPDVACVCVRVVLETRDMSHYQDVLSMLDDCGLEVNKSI